In Myxococcus stipitatus, the following are encoded in one genomic region:
- a CDS encoding Hint domain-containing protein → MSAFWSQKARLLPLAGVVLMSAGWSNTLNAPAEDRDRAQRLVERFDRETENSDALHINLNLADDGDWNFLVGRLTSAGKDEKNAPELFNRLGFMRQRALGRAGQSATPADEPAWCNHFLKYKNPPLPSNGYTTYFPVVEVACKDGADYVYADLFNYDEDENGANSVLVSSASGEEYGNGRAFDDVEAVATIATGKGRVLRMESLVMALGPNLDQTTYILLRSAVTNQLPSMTFTHPRKVLLNSQHAEIYACQLRGGTDCDYAVAGYQNGVLRPFVSPATSTGVAASYPAQAGTLNPADYWAFGAPYNYQNLYVPIRGTLNAGAANNFQCTVSKIEKARIQLVLNDSGRTCLNSAEFITKMPLGGNQSPVNVLTNMNYLFNTPGPGQSPSSCDASTVVNEMTRFMITIVGKVRCNTPVMPEKPFVVVYPMGGSGSASNIFFHNSCMAEGTRVTMADGRVVPVEQVKLGDKVRANDKGDLLSVTDIARGNEVKPLLRLRDSRGHDATLTEMHPVVMATGEVVTAKSLKVKDQVRTAQGVSTLTSITPVSTENARVYNLRLGTDQELLAVNKNGRTLFAGGFLVGDLSMQDALTRPAREQVSVLEQLPKAWHRDFLNGMKPAVQR, encoded by the coding sequence ATGAGTGCATTCTGGAGCCAGAAGGCCCGGCTATTGCCTTTGGCCGGTGTCGTATTGATGAGCGCGGGTTGGAGCAACACCCTCAATGCCCCCGCGGAGGACCGCGACCGGGCCCAGCGGCTGGTCGAGCGGTTTGACCGCGAGACGGAGAACTCCGACGCCCTGCACATCAACCTGAACCTCGCCGACGACGGCGATTGGAACTTCCTGGTCGGACGGCTGACGTCGGCCGGCAAGGACGAGAAGAACGCGCCGGAGCTGTTCAACCGTCTGGGTTTCATGCGCCAGCGGGCCCTGGGACGCGCAGGCCAGAGCGCGACGCCCGCGGACGAGCCCGCGTGGTGCAACCACTTCCTCAAGTACAAGAACCCGCCCCTGCCCTCCAATGGCTACACCACGTACTTCCCCGTGGTGGAGGTGGCGTGCAAGGACGGCGCGGACTACGTCTACGCCGACCTCTTCAACTACGACGAGGACGAGAACGGGGCCAACTCCGTCCTCGTCTCCTCCGCCTCCGGTGAGGAGTACGGCAACGGCCGCGCCTTCGACGACGTCGAGGCCGTCGCCACCATCGCCACCGGCAAGGGCCGCGTCCTGCGCATGGAGTCGCTGGTGATGGCGCTGGGTCCCAACCTGGACCAGACCACGTACATCCTGCTGCGCTCCGCCGTCACCAACCAGCTGCCCTCGATGACCTTCACGCACCCGCGGAAGGTCCTCCTCAACTCGCAGCACGCGGAAATCTATGCCTGTCAGCTGCGCGGTGGCACCGACTGTGACTACGCCGTCGCGGGCTACCAGAATGGCGTGCTGCGTCCCTTCGTGTCTCCCGCCACCAGCACCGGCGTGGCGGCGAGCTACCCCGCCCAGGCGGGCACGCTGAACCCCGCGGACTACTGGGCCTTCGGCGCGCCCTACAACTACCAGAACCTCTACGTCCCGATTCGGGGCACGCTCAACGCGGGCGCGGCCAACAACTTCCAGTGCACCGTGTCGAAGATCGAGAAGGCTCGCATCCAGCTGGTGCTCAACGACTCGGGCCGCACCTGCCTCAACAGCGCGGAGTTCATCACCAAGATGCCCCTGGGCGGGAACCAGAGCCCGGTCAACGTCCTGACGAACATGAACTACCTGTTCAACACGCCCGGCCCGGGCCAGAGCCCGTCGAGCTGTGATGCGTCGACGGTCGTCAACGAGATGACGCGCTTCATGATCACCATCGTGGGCAAGGTGCGCTGCAACACGCCCGTCATGCCGGAGAAGCCCTTCGTGGTGGTGTACCCCATGGGCGGAAGTGGAAGCGCGTCGAACATCTTCTTCCACAACAGCTGCATGGCGGAGGGGACACGCGTCACGATGGCGGATGGACGCGTCGTTCCGGTGGAGCAGGTCAAGCTGGGCGACAAGGTCCGCGCCAACGACAAGGGCGACCTCCTGTCCGTCACGGACATCGCGCGGGGCAACGAGGTCAAGCCGCTGCTGCGCCTGCGCGACAGCCGGGGCCACGACGCGACGCTGACCGAGATGCACCCGGTCGTCATGGCCACCGGCGAGGTCGTCACCGCCAAGAGCCTGAAGGTCAAGGACCAGGTGCGCACGGCCCAGGGTGTCTCCACGCTGACGTCCATCACCCCGGTGTCGACCGAGAACGCCCGCGTCTACAACCTGCGGCTGGGCACGGACCAGGAGCTGCTGGCGGTGAACAAGAATGGCCGCACGCTGTTCGCGGGCGGGTTCCTGGTGGGCGACCTGAGCATGCAGGACGCGCTGACGCGGCCCGCGCGGGAGCAGGTCTCCGTCCTGGAGCAGCTCCCCAAGGCGTGGCACCGGGACTTCCTCAACGGCATGAAGCCGGCGGTCCAGCGCTGA